One segment of Bombus pascuorum chromosome 6, iyBomPasc1.1, whole genome shotgun sequence DNA contains the following:
- the LOC132908376 gene encoding cytochrome P450 9e2-like has protein sequence MNYPFFTLLVGAFLLLCFYLYLKHNHWKRNGIPTVKGCIPILGHLLPLMTGRTNFAEFIQKAYKEYKGYSMVGIYKGITPLLLVRDPNLVKTVLQSNFTSFHENGWKVEPDVDPLLAKNPFFCYGDVWSNGRKRLTYAFSNVRLKILFTAVTGVCEKFENFLNKQLEKNNKYEVELKSLFSKFTGEVVANAGFGIEGHCFGDAQDANAFDQLFVDLFPQSLLSTIGSYLPSIKRFLKIKLLSPRLDQFFRNVVTENLEIRRKETVPRNDFLQLMIDMEKTGELIDEEVLAAHAVSFFGDGVQTSSATLRFIGYDLAVHPDIQEKLRNEVISTIAKHGGLTYEALKDMTYMNQVISESQRCHAAICFMHKVCTEEFELQGSDGLTYRAQPGTEIFISVHGLHSDPTYWVNPEVFDPERFNDERKQTIEKMTFLPFGEGPRICVGIRMAMLQMKACLANLLRNYKLELSPKTHIPLKISANHILTEVDDGIWVYVSKL, from the coding sequence ATGAATTATCCATTTTTTACGCTCCTGGTTGGAGCTTTCTTGTTATTGTGCTTCTATTTGTATTTGAAACACAACCATTGGAAGAGAAATGGAATTCCAACTGTCAAAGGATGTATTCCAATCCTGGGCCACCTGTTACCCCTAATGACGGGAAGAACGAATTTTGCCGAATTTATTCAAAAAGCATACAAAGAGTACAAGGGTTATAGCATGGTCGGTATATACAAAGGAATAACGCCATTGTTACTTGTTCGGGACCCTAATCTAGTGAAAACTGTGCTGCAAAGTAATTTCACGAGCTTCCACGAAAATGGGTGGAAAGTCGAACCGGATGTAGATCCTCTTTTAGCCAAAAATCCGTTTTTCTGTTATGGAGACGTATGGTCGAACGGAAGGAAACGACTAACCTACGCGTTTTCCAACGTCAGATTGAAGATCCTTTTCACAGCTGTCACCGGAGTGTgcgagaaatttgaaaatttcctaAACAAACAGCTAGAGAAGAACAACAAGTACGAAGTCGAACTGAAATCGTTATTCTCAAAATTCACTGGTGAAGTTGTGGCGAACGCTGGTTTTGGTATCGAAGGTCACTGCTTCGGAGATGCACAAGATGCAAATGCCTTCGATCAACTTTTTGTAGATCTGTTCCCGCAATCATTATTATCTACAATCGGATCCTACCTTCCATCTATCAAACGCTTCTTGAAAATCAAACTCCTATCTCCACGACTGGACCAATTCTTTAGGAACGTCGTCACAGAAAATCTGGAAATcagaagaaaggaaacagTACCTAGGAATGATTTCCTGCAATTAATGATCGACATGGAAAAAACAGGAGAGCTTATCGATGAAGAGGTTCTAGCGGCTCATGCAGTTTCTTTCTTCGGTGACGGAGTCCAAACATCCAGTGCAACCTTACGTTTCATTGGATACGACTTGGCTGTTCATCCAGACATTCAAGAAAAGTTGAGAAACGAAGTAATATCTACGATCGCGAAACACGGAGGTTTGACGTACGAAGCATTGAAAGACATGACGTATATGAATCAAGTGATTAGCGAATCTCAAAGATGTCACGCAGCTATATGCTTCATGCATAAAGTGTGCACAGAGGAGTTCGAGTTGCAAGGGTCAGATGGATTGACCTATCGCGCACAACCTGGCACCGAGATATTCATATCCGTTCATGGATTGCACTCTGATCCTACATATTGGGTTAATCCAGAAGTTTTCGATCCGGAACGATTCAACGATGAGAGAAAGCAGACAATAGAAAAAATGACATTCCTTCCTTTCGGCGAGGGGCCAAGAATTTGCGTTGGAATAAGAATGGCTATGCTACAAATGAAGGCTTGTTTAGCTAATTTGttaagaaattacaaattggaATTATCACCAAAAACCCATATCCCGTTGAAAATATCGGCAAACCATATTTTAACCGAAGTAGATGACGGAATTTGGGTATATGTCTCTAAACTTTGA